A window of the Budorcas taxicolor isolate Tak-1 chromosome 8, Takin1.1, whole genome shotgun sequence genome harbors these coding sequences:
- the GNRH1 gene encoding progonadoliberin-1: protein MELTPKLLAGLILLTFCVVGCSGQHWSYGLRPGGKRNAENVVDSFQEIAKEVDQPVEPKRCGCIVHQSHSPLRDLKEALESLIEEETGQRKI, encoded by the exons ATGGAGCTGACTCCCAAACTTCTAGCTGGACTAATCCTGCTGACTTTCTGTGTGGTGGGTTGCTCTGGTCAACACTGGTCCTATGGGCTGCGCCCTGGAGGAAAGAGAAATGCTGAGAATGTGGTTGATTCTTTCCAAGAG ATAGCCAAAGAGGTCGATCAGCCAGTAGAACCTAAGCGCTGTGGGTGCATTGTTCACCAGTCCCATTCTCCTCTGAGGGACCTGAAAGAAGCTCTG GAAAGTCTGATTGAAGAGGAAACTGGGCAGAGGAAAATATAA